The Apium graveolens cultivar Ventura chromosome 10, ASM990537v1, whole genome shotgun sequence nucleotide sequence TTCAAGATGATAGTAGACTATGGAAAAACGTACATGCTCCGAATGATCAATGCGGgcatgaacaacattctcttaTTCGGAATTGCAAATCACACATTCACAATCGTCGGGCAAGATGCTGCATATGTCAAGCCCTTTAAATCCGATTATATCAGCATTTCCCCGGGCCAAACTCTTGACGTTTTGTTGGAAGCAAACCAAGCCCCTAATCATTATTACATGGCTTCTAGAGTTTACATTGGTACTAGTAGAGCTCCTTTTGACTCCTCTACCACGACAGCTATACTCGAATATCGTGGGAACTACACTGCATCTTCACCACCCTTGTTGCCTATTCTTCCAAACATTACAAATTCAACTGCAGTACGAAGTTTTAGTGGGAGTCTTAGAAGCTTGGCTAGCGTTGCTCATCCTATTCATGTTCCATTAAATGTAGACAAGAAGTTCCTTTTTACGGTTTCTGTAAACTTCGTAGCGTGCAACAATAGTGTCGATTGCAGGACCGCGAACAATCAAAGACTGAGAGCAAGTATAAACAACGTCACGTTTCAATCCCCGAAGATTGATATATTGGAAGCATATTACAGAGGAATTAATGGTATATACGGAGATGATTTTCCAAAGAATCCGCCTCTCGAATTTGATTACACCGCGACTAATCTTTCAAATGCACTACGAACACCGAGAAACGGAACCGAAGTTAGAGTCCTTCCGTTTAACACAACAGTTGAACTTGTTTATCAAGGAACGAATCTGTTAGGAGGAATAGAACATCCTATGCATTTGCACGGATATAGTTTCTATGTCGTCGGCTCGGGACTCGGAAATTTTAATAGAACTGAGGATCCTAAAAGCTACAATCTTGTCGATCCTCCTCTAGTGAATACTATATCTGTTCCCAGAAATGGCTGGACAGCCATCAGGTTCAAAGCGGATAATCCAGGTACGTAATTTTTGTTTTCGATCATTAGTATAAATACTTTTGGGAGTACATAATATTTAACGGGTCTAATTATTTTGATTTTCAGGGGTGTGGCTGATGCATTGCCACTTTGAGCGTCACATAACGTGGGGAATGGAGATGGCTTTTATTGTGAGAAATGGAAAACGCTCCGATCAAAAGATGTTGTCACGACCTTCTGATAT carries:
- the LOC141692832 gene encoding putative laccase-9 — translated: MKDLSLQFLGFLFLVSIFASEALVRRATFVVQETSYTRLCETKNILTINGQYPGPTLYAETGDTIIVDVQNKGDQNITLHWHGVKQPRNPWTDGPEFITQCPIKAGGRFRQQIILSDEEGTLWWHAHSDWSRATVHGAIVIRPKKGTTYPFPKPDKEVPIILGDWWKSDIEEILQEFLRTGADPNASDALTINGQPGDLFPCSKQDTFKMIVDYGKTYMLRMINAGMNNILLFGIANHTFTIVGQDAAYVKPFKSDYISISPGQTLDVLLEANQAPNHYYMASRVYIGTSRAPFDSSTTTAILEYRGNYTASSPPLLPILPNITNSTAVRSFSGSLRSLASVAHPIHVPLNVDKKFLFTVSVNFVACNNSVDCRTANNQRLRASINNVTFQSPKIDILEAYYRGINGIYGDDFPKNPPLEFDYTATNLSNALRTPRNGTEVRVLPFNTTVELVYQGTNLLGGIEHPMHLHGYSFYVVGSGLGNFNRTEDPKSYNLVDPPLVNTISVPRNGWTAIRFKADNPGVWLMHCHFERHITWGMEMAFIVRNGKRSDQKMLSRPSDMPPC